The proteins below are encoded in one region of Aeromonas jandaei:
- a CDS encoding extracellular solute-binding protein — protein sequence MKNKIKWIGALFVLVNGSWVWAASLPADLKWETNDTDPVFASPKALPGGSLNMFVDSFPLTFRTVGPDSNGSFRSFILDNQLRLISFHPNTGNPIPSLATHWAIAPDSQTVYFKLDPRAKWSDGKPVNADDYTFGYEMMRSKHIKGPWFNNYYTTEVVAVEKIDDHTILVKAGNRKAKMDLLNTTELWPQPKHYYKLTPNWVKQYNWAVVPTTGPYVISDVKKGKSVTFSKQKDWWAKDDRYNQHRFNIDTIKVQVIRDHNIAFRHFLKGEIDTFEMILPNWWHEKAVTSEYKKGYVQKVMAMTDTKQGGQGVHLNVANPKLADVNVRLGIQHAFNIDKMIKTVLRGDYDRATTFDSGFGEFTDITLPERAYDIGKAREYFAKGGYNKPGPDGILQNEKGERLTLALTYTSQEHSKRLTVLKEEAKKAGLDLELNLVDGATGFKVMLEKKHEAAWLGWGGGGLYPQYWEFFHSTNANKPQTNNLFNVADKELDALIDAYNVEFDMAKRAKLSQQIQQRIYDLAIFVPGVQLNYVRASSWRYVMLPEVPATKNTPDLLYWPMDGYPHSSGGLLWLDPKVKEETRNAKEAGEALAPINLLDKTYARH from the coding sequence ATGAAAAATAAAATCAAATGGATAGGTGCTCTCTTTGTGCTGGTAAACGGATCCTGGGTCTGGGCGGCCAGCCTGCCCGCGGATCTCAAATGGGAGACCAACGACACGGATCCTGTGTTCGCCTCCCCCAAGGCGCTGCCGGGCGGCAGCCTCAATATGTTTGTGGACAGCTTTCCGCTGACGTTTCGCACCGTGGGGCCTGACTCCAACGGTTCGTTCCGCTCCTTTATTCTCGATAACCAGCTGCGGCTCATCAGCTTCCACCCCAATACCGGCAACCCCATTCCCTCGCTGGCGACCCACTGGGCCATCGCGCCAGACAGCCAAACCGTCTACTTCAAGCTGGATCCACGCGCCAAATGGTCGGATGGCAAGCCGGTAAATGCCGATGACTACACCTTCGGCTACGAGATGATGCGTTCCAAACACATCAAGGGGCCATGGTTCAACAATTACTACACCACTGAAGTGGTAGCTGTAGAGAAGATCGATGACCACACCATTCTGGTCAAAGCAGGCAACCGCAAGGCCAAGATGGACCTGCTCAACACCACCGAGCTGTGGCCCCAGCCCAAGCACTACTACAAGCTGACCCCCAACTGGGTGAAGCAGTACAACTGGGCCGTTGTGCCCACCACAGGTCCCTACGTGATCAGCGACGTCAAGAAGGGCAAGTCGGTTACCTTCAGCAAGCAGAAGGATTGGTGGGCAAAGGATGATCGCTACAACCAGCACAGATTCAACATCGACACCATCAAGGTGCAGGTGATCCGCGACCATAACATCGCCTTCCGTCACTTCCTGAAAGGGGAGATCGATACCTTCGAGATGATCCTGCCCAACTGGTGGCATGAAAAAGCGGTCACCTCTGAGTACAAGAAGGGGTACGTGCAGAAGGTGATGGCCATGACCGACACCAAACAGGGCGGTCAGGGGGTGCACCTCAATGTGGCCAACCCCAAACTGGCGGACGTAAACGTGCGCCTCGGCATCCAGCACGCCTTCAACATCGACAAGATGATTAAAACCGTGCTGCGCGGCGACTACGACAGAGCCACCACCTTCGACTCGGGCTTTGGCGAGTTCACTGACATCACGCTGCCGGAGCGGGCTTATGACATCGGCAAGGCGCGGGAGTACTTTGCCAAGGGCGGCTACAACAAGCCGGGGCCTGACGGCATCCTGCAAAATGAGAAGGGGGAAAGGCTCACGCTGGCGCTCACCTACACCAGTCAGGAGCACTCCAAGCGGCTGACCGTGCTGAAAGAGGAGGCCAAGAAGGCGGGTCTGGACCTGGAGCTCAATCTGGTGGATGGCGCCACCGGCTTCAAGGTGATGCTGGAGAAGAAACACGAAGCGGCCTGGCTCGGCTGGGGCGGCGGCGGTCTCTATCCGCAATATTGGGAGTTTTTCCACTCCACCAATGCCAACAAACCGCAGACCAACAACCTGTTCAACGTGGCTGACAAGGAGCTCGACGCGCTGATCGACGCCTACAACGTCGAATTCGACATGGCCAAGCGGGCCAAGCTCTCCCAGCAGATCCAGCAGCGCATCTATGATCTCGCCATTTTCGTGCCCGGGGTGCAGCTCAACTATGTGCGGGCAAGCAGCTGGCGTTATGTGATGCTGCCGGAGGTACCTGCCACCAAGAACACACCGGATCTGCTCTACTGGCCGATGGATGGTTATCCTCACAGTAGCGGCGGTTTGCTCTGGCTCGATCCCAAGGTGAAGGAAGAGACCCGCAACGCCAAGGAGGCAGGGGAGGCGCTGGCGCCCATCAACCTGCTCGACAAGACCTATGCACGTCATTGA
- a CDS encoding ABC transporter ATP-binding protein — protein sequence MPNTQAPILDVPDNGGEFAADNGQHPAPILEVRDLEVEFAVDDGKIKVLDGVSFKVAPGQTLGIVGESGCGKSVTSLAIMGLLPKPHGQVVAGSIRFQGEELLSLAPDQMYKVRGNRISMIFQEPMTALNPVQTVGEQLMEVFRLHRPEYDKAQRKAAAIAMLQKVGIPEPAQRFAVYPHNLSGGMRQRVMIAMALSCEPDLLICDEPTTALDVTIQAQILELMKELQAQTGMAIIFITHDLGVVAELCDEVVVMYAGRAVEQADVFELFDHPRHPYTHGLMSSIPRLEDEPKSLLKTIKGQVPALHEMPAGCRFSNRCPHATDLCISAIPAVEQLNPRHHVTCHYWKELTP from the coding sequence ATGCCCAACACCCAGGCCCCCATTCTTGACGTACCGGATAACGGGGGGGAGTTCGCCGCTGATAACGGCCAGCACCCAGCCCCAATCCTCGAAGTACGCGATCTCGAGGTGGAGTTCGCCGTCGACGACGGCAAGATCAAGGTGCTCGACGGGGTCAGCTTCAAGGTGGCCCCGGGTCAAACGCTGGGGATCGTCGGCGAGTCCGGCTGCGGCAAGAGCGTCACCTCGCTCGCCATCATGGGGCTCTTGCCCAAGCCCCATGGTCAGGTGGTCGCCGGTTCCATCCGCTTTCAGGGGGAAGAGCTGCTGTCGCTTGCGCCGGATCAGATGTACAAGGTGCGCGGCAACCGCATTTCGATGATCTTTCAGGAGCCAATGACGGCCCTCAATCCGGTGCAGACGGTGGGGGAGCAGCTGATGGAGGTGTTTCGCCTCCATCGCCCCGAGTATGACAAGGCCCAGCGCAAAGCCGCGGCCATCGCCATGCTGCAGAAAGTGGGTATCCCGGAACCGGCCCAGCGCTTTGCGGTCTATCCCCACAACCTCTCCGGCGGCATGCGCCAGCGGGTGATGATCGCCATGGCGCTCTCATGCGAGCCAGACCTGCTTATCTGTGACGAGCCGACCACGGCGCTGGATGTCACCATTCAGGCCCAGATCCTCGAACTGATGAAAGAGCTGCAGGCCCAGACCGGCATGGCCATCATCTTTATCACCCACGATCTGGGGGTAGTGGCGGAGCTGTGCGACGAAGTGGTGGTGATGTATGCCGGGCGGGCGGTAGAGCAGGCCGACGTGTTCGAGCTGTTTGACCACCCCCGCCACCCCTATACCCACGGCCTGATGAGCTCGATCCCGCGCCTCGAGGATGAGCCCAAGAGCCTGCTCAAGACCATCAAGGGACAGGTGCCAGCCCTGCACGAGATGCCCGCTGGCTGCCGCTTCTCCAACCGCTGCCCCCACGCGACCGATCTCTGTATCAGTGCCATTCCGGCGGTGGAGCAACTCAATCCGCGCCACCATGTCACCTGTCACTACTGGAAGGAGTTGACCCCATGA
- a CDS encoding YitT family protein translates to MDNTSTRTAHPVYEDVLALLTAAGFVSLGIFLFHQVGLLTGGTAGLALLLQQVTGISFGLLFFGINLPFYALAWLRMGPRFTLNTFVSVAAVSYMTDHLNGVLQIGKIEPLYAALIGGTLIGMGLLIMFRHKSSLGGFNILALFIQDRFGIRAGKLQMGLDCAIVIASFFVVQPWILALSIVAAVICNLVLTLNHKPGRYQIA, encoded by the coding sequence ATGGACAACACCTCGACTCGTACTGCCCATCCCGTCTATGAGGATGTGCTGGCCCTGCTGACCGCGGCAGGCTTCGTCTCCCTCGGCATCTTCCTGTTTCATCAGGTGGGCCTGCTCACCGGCGGCACCGCCGGGCTGGCATTGCTGCTGCAACAGGTAACGGGCATCAGCTTTGGCCTGCTCTTCTTCGGCATCAATCTGCCCTTCTACGCGCTCGCTTGGCTCAGGATGGGGCCGCGCTTTACCCTCAACACCTTCGTCTCGGTGGCGGCGGTCTCCTACATGACCGATCACCTCAACGGCGTGTTGCAGATCGGCAAGATAGAGCCGCTCTATGCGGCGCTGATCGGTGGCACCCTGATCGGTATGGGGCTGCTTATCATGTTTCGCCACAAGTCGAGTCTGGGGGGCTTCAATATTCTGGCGCTCTTTATTCAGGATCGCTTTGGCATCCGGGCGGGCAAGCTGCAAATGGGGCTCGATTGCGCCATCGTCATCGCCTCGTTCTTCGTGGTGCAGCCCTGGATTCTGGCCCTCTCCATCGTGGCGGCGGTTATCTGTAATCTGGTGTTGACACTCAACCACAAGCCGGGGCGCTACCAGATCGCCTGA
- a CDS encoding UDP-glucose dehydrogenase family protein: protein MKVTIFGTGYVGLVQAAVLAEVGHQICCIDVDEGRIAALRQGQIPFYEPGLAPLVESYLASGRLHFSADPAVGVEHADLLLIAVGTPADEDGSADLQHVLTVADTIGRLMSSPKLVVTKSTVPVGTAQQVRQHIQARLAERGVALDCDVAANPEFLKEGAAVSDCMRPDRIIIGCDSEAAQEQLRALYAPFNRNHDRIVVMDLRSAELTKYAANAMLATRISFMNEMAALAEELGADIEAVRQGMGADPRIGYHFLYPGCGYGGSCFPKDIQSLLHTARRVDCDTPLLAAVEQVNQRQQQKMAERLLSHFGPDLRGRTFALWGLAFKPGTDDMREAPSRPLLAAIWAAGGRVQAFDPKAMARARELYGERPDLLLCPTQESALEGADALLICTEWQSFRVPDFARMKSLLASPVIIDGRNLYDPVRLHQQGFCYYAIGRPHLPLAQVQP, encoded by the coding sequence ATGAAGGTCACCATTTTTGGCACAGGCTATGTCGGGCTGGTTCAGGCCGCCGTTCTGGCCGAGGTGGGCCATCAGATCTGCTGCATCGATGTGGATGAGGGGCGGATCGCCGCGCTTCGGCAGGGCCAAATCCCCTTCTACGAACCGGGGCTGGCCCCGCTGGTCGAGAGCTATCTGGCCAGCGGTCGTCTGCACTTCTCTGCCGACCCCGCCGTTGGAGTCGAGCACGCCGACCTGCTGCTCATCGCAGTAGGCACACCCGCAGATGAGGATGGCTCTGCCGATCTGCAACATGTGCTGACGGTGGCCGACACCATAGGCCGGCTGATGAGCAGCCCCAAGCTGGTGGTGACCAAGAGCACTGTGCCGGTCGGCACGGCGCAGCAGGTGCGGCAACATATTCAGGCCCGGCTGGCGGAGCGTGGCGTAGCTCTCGACTGCGACGTGGCGGCTAACCCCGAGTTTCTCAAGGAGGGGGCGGCTGTCAGCGACTGCATGCGGCCGGATCGCATCATCATCGGCTGTGACAGCGAGGCGGCGCAGGAGCAGTTGCGCGCCCTCTACGCCCCCTTCAACCGCAACCACGACCGGATCGTGGTGATGGATCTGCGCAGTGCCGAACTCACCAAGTACGCCGCCAACGCCATGCTGGCCACCCGCATCTCCTTTATGAACGAGATGGCGGCACTCGCCGAGGAGCTGGGGGCCGATATCGAGGCGGTGCGCCAGGGGATGGGGGCCGATCCCCGCATCGGTTACCACTTCCTCTACCCGGGCTGCGGCTATGGCGGCTCCTGCTTCCCCAAGGATATCCAGTCCCTGCTCCACACAGCCCGCCGCGTCGACTGCGACACCCCGCTGCTCGCTGCGGTCGAGCAGGTCAACCAGCGCCAACAGCAGAAGATGGCTGAGCGGCTGCTGAGTCACTTCGGCCCGGATCTGCGCGGCCGCACGTTTGCCCTGTGGGGACTGGCGTTCAAGCCCGGCACCGACGACATGCGCGAAGCGCCGAGCCGCCCGCTGCTGGCCGCCATCTGGGCCGCTGGCGGCAGGGTGCAGGCGTTTGATCCCAAGGCGATGGCTCGCGCTCGCGAACTTTACGGCGAGCGACCGGATCTGCTGCTCTGCCCGACTCAGGAATCTGCACTGGAGGGGGCCGATGCCCTGCTCATCTGCACCGAGTGGCAATCCTTCCGCGTCCCCGACTTTGCCCGGATGAAGAGCCTGCTAGCCAGCCCCGTCATCATCGACGGGCGCAACCTCTACGATCCGGTTCGCCTGCACCAGCAGGGCTTTTGCTACTACGCCATAGGGCGCCCTCACCTTCCTCTCGCGCAGGTGCAACCATGA
- a CDS encoding NAD-dependent epimerase, protein MSWLVTGAAGFIGFHVASRLCAAGHRVVGIDNLNDYYEVSLKEARLAQLASYPHFHFERVDLADREAMAALFARHGFERVIHLGAQAGVRYSLENPFAYADSNLTGMLTVLEGCRHHGIQHLLYASSSSVYGLTDQMPFTTEQPVDHPVSLYAATKKSGELMAHAYSALYGLPTTGLRFFTVYGPWGRPDMAIIKFTRAILAGEPIDVYNHGDLSRDFTFIDDIVEGILAVADRPPRPNPDWHASEQTPAESAAPYRILNIGHGQPVRLLDFIEALEEALGKPAIKRMLPMQAGDMHATWADSEPLHTLTGLRPATSIKEGVAAFVRWYLDYYQPGASNCRAAALGRR, encoded by the coding sequence ATGAGCTGGCTGGTGACCGGGGCCGCCGGTTTTATCGGTTTTCACGTGGCCAGCCGGCTCTGCGCGGCAGGTCATCGGGTGGTGGGTATCGACAACCTCAACGACTACTACGAGGTGAGTCTGAAAGAGGCGCGACTGGCACAATTGGCCAGCTATCCCCATTTCCACTTCGAACGGGTCGATCTGGCGGATCGCGAAGCGATGGCGGCTCTCTTTGCCCGTCATGGCTTCGAGCGGGTGATCCATCTGGGGGCTCAGGCGGGGGTACGCTACTCGCTGGAAAACCCGTTTGCCTACGCCGACAGCAACCTCACCGGCATGCTGACAGTGCTGGAGGGGTGCCGCCACCACGGCATCCAGCATCTGCTCTACGCCTCCTCCAGCTCGGTTTATGGTCTGACCGACCAGATGCCCTTCACCACCGAGCAGCCGGTGGATCACCCGGTCTCCCTCTACGCTGCCACCAAGAAGAGTGGCGAGCTGATGGCTCACGCCTACTCGGCTCTCTATGGCCTGCCCACCACGGGGCTGCGCTTTTTCACCGTCTACGGCCCCTGGGGACGGCCCGACATGGCCATCATCAAGTTCACCCGCGCCATCCTCGCGGGCGAGCCTATCGACGTCTATAACCACGGCGATCTCAGCCGCGACTTCACCTTTATCGACGACATCGTCGAAGGGATCCTCGCCGTCGCCGACCGGCCGCCCCGTCCCAATCCCGATTGGCACGCCAGCGAGCAGACTCCTGCCGAGAGCGCCGCGCCCTACCGCATCCTCAACATCGGTCATGGTCAGCCGGTGCGGCTGCTCGACTTTATCGAGGCGCTGGAAGAGGCCCTCGGCAAACCTGCCATCAAGCGAATGCTGCCGATGCAGGCGGGCGACATGCACGCTACCTGGGCCGATAGCGAGCCCCTCCATACCCTCACCGGCCTGCGCCCCGCCACCTCGATCAAGGAGGGGGTCGCCGCGTTCGTCCGCTGGTATCTCGACTACTACCAACCCGGCGCGTCAAATTGTCGGGCTGCAGCCCTTGGTCGCCGATGA
- a CDS encoding ABC transporter ATP-binding protein, whose amino-acid sequence MSTLLSVRDLKQHFRLGGGFLRKQYTVHAVDGISFDLKQGETLGLVGESGCGKSTLGRSLLKLFEPTAGTITFEGRDITALSPKEMRSLRQEMQMVFQDPAESLNSRHTVGQILEEPFIIHGKGNTEQRRGWVQELLAKVGLPGSAVDRYPHEFSGGQRQRIGIARAIALKPKLLVCDEAVSALDVSVQSQIVNLLLSLQREMNLSIIFIAHDLSVVKHISDRIAVMYLGRIVELADAQSLYLAPRHPYTQALISAIPVPDPRRRSQRILLTGDVPSPISPPSGCHFHQRCPHATELCKSKAPRLEACDEAHHQVACHTPLAVGSHAISGSSISSNATNGDSRLEQAS is encoded by the coding sequence ATGAGCACTCTGTTATCGGTCAGGGATCTGAAACAGCACTTCCGGCTGGGAGGCGGGTTCCTGCGCAAGCAATATACGGTTCACGCGGTGGATGGCATCAGCTTCGACTTGAAACAGGGAGAAACGCTGGGGCTGGTGGGTGAATCGGGCTGCGGCAAATCCACCCTCGGGCGAAGTCTGCTCAAGCTGTTCGAGCCGACCGCGGGCACCATCACCTTCGAGGGGCGCGACATCACCGCCCTCAGCCCGAAAGAGATGCGATCCCTGCGTCAGGAGATGCAGATGGTGTTTCAGGATCCTGCAGAATCTCTCAACAGCCGCCACACCGTGGGCCAGATCCTGGAGGAGCCCTTTATCATCCACGGTAAAGGCAACACTGAGCAGCGCCGCGGCTGGGTGCAGGAGTTGCTGGCAAAAGTGGGCTTGCCTGGCAGTGCGGTGGATCGCTACCCCCACGAGTTTTCCGGCGGTCAGCGCCAGCGGATCGGCATCGCCCGCGCCATCGCCCTCAAGCCCAAACTGCTGGTATGCGACGAGGCAGTCTCGGCCCTCGATGTCTCGGTGCAGTCGCAAATCGTCAACCTGCTGCTCAGCCTGCAGCGGGAGATGAACCTCTCCATCATCTTCATCGCCCACGATCTGTCGGTGGTGAAACATATCTCGGATCGGATTGCGGTGATGTATCTGGGACGGATCGTCGAGCTGGCGGATGCCCAGTCGCTCTATCTGGCGCCGCGCCACCCCTATACCCAGGCGTTGATCTCCGCCATTCCGGTACCGGACCCGCGCAGGCGCAGCCAGCGCATTCTGCTGACCGGCGATGTGCCCTCCCCCATCTCGCCACCAAGCGGCTGCCACTTCCATCAGCGCTGTCCCCATGCGACCGAGCTGTGCAAAAGCAAAGCGCCCAGGCTGGAGGCGTGTGATGAGGCCCATCATCAGGTGGCCTGTCACACCCCGCTCGCCGTCGGTAGTCACGCCATCAGCGGCAGTTCCATCAGTAGCAACGCTACGAACGGTGACAGCAGGCTGGAACAGGCGAGCTAG
- a CDS encoding ABC transporter permease, which produces MKLNPVTLKKLKRFKSIKRGYYSFIIFTALVLLSLLAELLVNSRALMVSYQGQLHFPTYGDVIPGQQFGLDYEYETNYRQLKAKFSAEGQGDWVLLPPVPWNPYEQDFKEDAYPPYAPSMAERHFLGTDASGRDVLARLVYGFRIAIGFAFIALAASYAIGVTIGCLMGFLGGRFDLILQRFIEIWSQVPFLYVIMILVSLAKPNFGLFVAINVLFGWMGITWYMRTLTYKERARDYVMAARAQGATTGRIIFHHILPNTLMMIVTLAPFAVVGNISTLTALDYLGFGLAPPTPSWGELLSQGINNLDAIWIVSSVVAAVSLVLIMVSFIGEAIREAFDPRKFTRYQ; this is translated from the coding sequence ATGAAGCTCAATCCGGTTACCTTGAAAAAACTCAAGCGCTTCAAGTCGATCAAGCGCGGTTACTACTCCTTCATCATCTTCACTGCGCTGGTACTACTCTCCCTGCTGGCAGAGCTGCTGGTCAACAGCCGGGCGCTGATGGTGAGCTATCAGGGCCAACTGCACTTCCCCACCTATGGCGATGTGATCCCCGGTCAGCAGTTCGGGCTCGATTATGAGTACGAAACCAACTACCGCCAGCTCAAGGCCAAGTTTTCAGCAGAGGGTCAGGGTGACTGGGTGCTGTTGCCACCGGTACCCTGGAACCCCTACGAGCAGGATTTCAAGGAGGATGCCTACCCGCCCTATGCTCCGAGCATGGCTGAGCGCCACTTCCTCGGCACCGACGCCAGCGGTCGCGACGTGCTGGCACGGCTGGTCTACGGCTTTCGCATCGCCATCGGCTTTGCCTTTATAGCGCTGGCGGCCAGTTACGCCATCGGGGTCACCATCGGCTGTCTGATGGGGTTTCTTGGCGGCCGCTTTGATCTCATCCTGCAACGCTTTATCGAGATCTGGTCCCAGGTGCCGTTTCTCTACGTCATCATGATTCTGGTGTCGCTAGCCAAACCCAACTTCGGCCTGTTTGTAGCCATCAACGTGTTGTTCGGATGGATGGGGATCACCTGGTATATGCGCACCCTCACCTACAAGGAGCGGGCGCGGGACTATGTGATGGCGGCGCGGGCGCAAGGGGCGACCACCGGGAGGATCATCTTCCACCACATCCTGCCCAACACCCTGATGATGATCGTCACACTGGCGCCGTTCGCCGTGGTGGGCAATATCTCCACCCTGACGGCACTCGACTATCTGGGCTTCGGGCTGGCACCACCAACCCCGAGCTGGGGAGAGCTGCTCTCGCAGGGGATCAACAATCTCGACGCCATCTGGATCGTCAGCTCGGTGGTGGCAGCGGTGAGTCTGGTGCTGATCATGGTCTCCTTCATCGGCGAGGCGATCCGCGAGGCATTCGATCCGCGCAAATTTACCCGTTACCAGTAA